Part of the Pseudomonas chlororaphis genome, CGGTGGTGGCGCCACGGTGGGCATCCTGTTGCTGCTGTTGCTCGCCTTCGGACGCCTGCGGGTGTGGCTGGCGTTCGTGCCGGTGCTGGTCGGCATGCTGTTCGGCACCGTGGCGTGCGTGGCGCTGTTCGGCCGCATGCACGTCATGACCCTGGTGCTGGGTTCCAGCTTGATCGGCGTGGCGGTCGACTACCCGCTGCACTACCTGTCCAAGAGCTGGAGCCTCAAGCCATGGCGCAGTTGGCCGGCCCTGCGCCTGACCCTGCCAGGGTTGAGCCTGAGCCTGATCACCACCTGCATCGGCTACCTGGCCCTGGCCTGGACACCGTTCCCGGCCCTGACCCAGATCGCCCTGTTTTCCGCCGCCGGGCTGCTCGGTGCCTACTTGAGCGCGGTGTGCCTGCTGCCCGCGCTGCTCAAGGGCGCCGACCTGCGCCCCGCCCAATGGCCGCTGCGGCTGTGCGAGTGCCTGCTCCAGGCCCGCGAAGCCTTGCTGGCGCGGGTAGCCACGCCCATTCTGCTGGGGCTGCTGCTGGTCTTTTGTGCCGGCGGCCTCTGGCACCTGTCGACGAAAAACGACATTCGCCAGTGGATCGGTACGCCCCAGCACCTCACTGACGAGGCCCGCGAGGTGGCGCGCATCACCGGGTTCCAACCCACCAGCCAGTTCTTCCTGATTCGCGCCGACAACCAGGCCCAGTTGCTGGAGCGCCAGACCGCCCTCAACGAACGGCTGGACCAGCTCGTCGGCCTGGAAAAACTCCAGGGCTACCTGTCGCTCAACCAACTGGTCAGCCCGCCGGCCGAACAGCAGAGAGTCCGCGAGGCCCTGGCCCGGCTGCCGGCGTTCTGGCAACCGTTGCTGGACCTCGGCGTGCCGGTCGCGGCACTGCAGGCGGAGCTGGCGCAATTGCAGGCGCTGCCAGTGCAAGACATCGACGCCGCGCTGACCGGACCGTTGGCCGAGCCGTACCGCACCCTCTGGCTCGGCCCGACCGCCCAGGGCGTGGCGGCCATGATCAGCCTGCAAGGCTTGAACGACGCCGCGCTGTTGCGGGTACAGGCCGTGGACCTGCCCGGCGTGCAACTGGTGGATCGCCTGGACGACCTGAATAGGGTCTTTGCCGCCACGCAGATCAGCGCCGCCGAGCTGAAACTGGCCTCCTGCGCGCTGATCGTGCTGGTACTGATCTGGCCCTTCGGCCTTGGCGCAGCCTTGCGCATCGTCGCCCTGCCGCTGTTGGCGGCGTTGTGCAGCCTGGCGAGCCTCGGCTGGCTGGGGCAGCCGCTGACCCTGTTCAGCCTGTTCGGCCTGTTGCTGGTGACGGCCATCGGCGTCGACTACGCGATCCTGATGCGCGAACAGATCGGTGGCGCCGCCGTGAGCCTGCTGGGCACCCTGCTGGCGGCGGTCACCACCTGGCTGTCGTTCGGGCTGCTGGCGCTGTCCAGCACCCCGGCGGTGAGCAACTTCGGCCTGGCGGTAAGCCTGGGGCTGGCCTTCAGCTTCATGCTCGCGCCATGGGCCGGGCACCGGGCCCACAATGCCGTCCTGGAGCCCGCGTCATGATGATCCTGCTGTTCTGGCTCATGGCCCTGGGTTTGTTTGCCGCCGCCACGCGCCTGGGCCGGCGGTTCGGGCTGATCCCGATCGTCAGCCAGTTGCTGCTGGCAAGCCTTGGCCTGCCGTTGCTGATGTATTTCTGGGTCGAGCCCGGCTGGCAACTCAGCGGCGCACAACTGGTGTCGCCGTTGTGGCTGAAGAACCTCTACAGCCTCGCGTTTGCCGTGTTGCTGGGGCACATCCTCAGCGACGTGATCGACCTGCGCCTGGACCGTCAGAGCGTGAAGATCGCCCTGCCGAGCTTCGCCGTGCCGTTTGCCTGCGGCCTGGCGACGGCGCTCTGGCTATTGCCAGCACAACCCTGGATCAGCTCCCTGGCCGTGGGCCTGCTGTTCGCAATTACCGCGATCCCCGTGCTGTACCTGTACCTGCGCCACATCGACTACCCGCCTGCCGCTACCCGGCGGCTGGTGCAAACGGCGATCCTCATCGACCTGGCCTGCTGGAGCCTGTTCGGCCTGGCCCAGGGTAGCCTGCACTTGGGCAGCCTGTTGCTGCCTCTGGCCGGTGCCTGCCTGCCGCTGGTGTTGCGCCTGCTGGGCTTGCGCCAGCCGTTGCTGCACAGCGGCCTGTTCTTCGCGCTGTTGGTGGTGGCTGAGCATTACCGGCTCAACGCGCTGATCGTCGGCATCGGCTACCTGCTGTGCATGGCCGCGCTCAAGGTGCCGCTGGTGCTGCCGCTCAACGCGGCCTGGATGCAGGGCTTGCAGACCTACCTGGCCATCCCGCTGATCCTTACGTTCGGCATCGTCCAGATCAACGTCCACAGCGTCCTCGACAGCCTCGGCGCCCTGCAACTGGCGGCGTTGCTGCTGTTGCCGATTGCCAGCAAACTGTTGGGCAACTGGCTGGGGCTGGGATGGGCCGGCGCGTCGTTCGCCGGTGCCAGTCGCTGGCGTGAAAGCGTCTTGCTGAATATCCGCGGCTTGAGTGAAATCGTGTTCCTCAACCTGCTCTTGCAACAACAGCTCATCAGCCCGGCGTTGTACTTCACGCTGATGCTGATGGGGCTGATCGCGACATTGCTGCCGGCCGTCGCCGGCTTCCACCGTCTACCCTTGATTGCCGCCCCGGCCAGGAGCCCCCGTGCCAACAGTTGAAATGGAACGTCGACAGGTCGTCATCATCGGCGCAGGCCCTTCCGGCGCCATCGCCAGCGCCTTGCTCAAGCGCAAGGGCCACGACGTGCTGGTCATCGAGCGCCAGCATTTCCCACGCTTCTCCATTGGCGAGAGCCTGCTGTCCCACTGCCTGGATTTCGTCGAGGAAGCCGGCATGCTCGAGGCGGTCAATGCCGCCGGGTTCCAGCGCAAGAATGGCGCGGCATTCGCCTGGGGCGAGCGCTACAGCGCCTTCGATTTCGGTGACACGTTCAGCGCCGGCAAACCCACGACCTTCCAGGTGCAACGCGCCGACTTCGACAAGTTGCTGGCCGACCAGGCCGCGCTGCAAGGCGTGGAGATCCGCTATGGCCAAGCCATCACCCAGGCCGATTTCAGCCTCGACCGGCCACAACTGGCGGTGCAGCGCGAAGACGGCAGCGAGTACCGGGTGCAGGCCGATTTCGTCCTCGATGCCAGTGGCTACGGTCGGGTCCTGCCACGTCTGCTGGACCTGGAAGCGCCGTCGAACTTCCCGGTGCGCCAAGCGGTGTTCACTCACATCGAGGATCGCATCGACGCGCCGACGTTCGACCGGGAAAAAATCCTGATCACCACCCACCCCACCCAGCGCGACGTGTGGTTCTGGACCATTCCGTTCAGCGACGGACGCTGCTCGGTGGGCGTGGTGGCGGCCGCGGAGCATTTCGCCGGCCGCACCGACGACCTCGATGCCTGCCTGCGCGGTTTCATCGACGAAACCCCGAGCCTGGCCGGCGTGTTGCGCAACGCGGTGTGGGACACCCCGGCGCGGACCATCGGCGGTTACTCGGCCAATGTCAAAGCCCTGCATGGCCCGGGCTTCGCCCTGCTGGGCAACGCGGCGGAGTTCCTCGACCCGGTGTTTTCCTCAGGGGTGACCATCGCCATGCGTTCGGCGAGCATGGCCGCCGACGTGCTGCATCGCCAGTTGCAAGGCGAAACCGTGGACTGGCAAGGCGAATTCGCCGAGCCCCTCAAGCGCGGCGTCGACACCTTCCGCTGCTATGTCGAGGGCTGGTACGCCGGCACCTTCCAGGACGTGATTTTCTACACCGAAGGCTCGGCCGACATTCGCCGCATGATCAGCTCGATCCTGGCCGGCTACGCCTGGGATGAGCGCAACCCGTTCGTCAGCGAGCCCAAGCGCCGCCTGCGCATGCTCTCGGACATCTGCGCGAGCCCGACACCATGAACTACCTGAGCGACAACTACGTAGAAGAGACCCGCTTCGGGTTCTGGTTCCTGCGCAGCCACACCTGGCAACACCACGTGCTGCGGGTGGCGATCAATGACCTGCGCGGCCTGTTCAACAGTCCGCTGCCAACCGCCCCGGTGCTGTTGGACGCCGGCTGCGGCCAGGGCAAGTCGTTCCAGTACCTGCGCCAGGCGTTCGCACCGCAGCGCCTGATCGGCGTCGACGCCGACCCCCACAGCCTAGCACTGAGTGCCGAGGAAGCCGCGCGCCAGGGCATGGCCGTGGAGCTGATCGGCAGCGACTGCGCGCAACTGGCGGTGCCGGATGCCAGCGTCGACCTGCTGTTCTGCCACCAGACCTTCCACCACCTGGTGGAACAGGAAAAGGCCCTCGCCGAGTTCCATCGGGTGCTCAAGCCCGGCGGCTACCTGATGTTCGCCGAATCCACCGAAGCCTACATCGACACCTGGGTGATCCGCTGGTTGTTCCGGCACCCCATGCACGTGCAGAAAAGCGCCGCGCAATACCTGGACATGATCCGCCACCAGGGTTTCCAGTTCGAGCCAGCCAACGTCTCCTACCCGTACCTGTGGTGGAGTCGCGCCAAGGACTTCGGCCTGCTGGAGCGCTTTGGCCTGCGCCGCCCCAAGCCGTTCGGCGAACGTGAGGAAACCCTAGTCAACGTGGTAGCCCGCAAGCCGCTCGAAGGGGCCGGCGAATGATCCGCACCGCCTTTCGCAACGCCCTGCTGGTCGGCTGCCTGCTGTTGCTCGGCGCCTGCGCCAGCCGTGTGCCGCTGCCCGAGCAGACGCCAACCCTGGCCCTCCCGATGCAATTGCACATCGAACGGCAACTGGCCGGGCAACGCCTGGACTGGTTGCTGGTGATCCAGCGCGAAAGCACCGGCATTCGATGGTCGATGATGGACCCGCTGGGCATTCCGGTGGCCCGTCAGCGCCTGGTCGATGGCGCGTGGCAAGCCGACGGCCTGCTGCCGCCCAACGCCGAGGCCCGCGAGCTGTTCGCCGCCCTGTTGTTCGCCCTGACGCCTGCCGCCGAGTTGGCCGGCAACTACCCGAGCGCCCGGCAGCAGGGAGCGCAACGCAGCCTCGACCCTCGCTGGCAGGTGCGCTACCAGCAGCCGCAGGCTTTTGACCTGAGCCTGCCCCAAGGCCTGCACTACCGCATCACACCGTTGACCGAGAACGCGCCATGACCGCCTATTTGAATGCCCTGGGCGTGATCTGCGCCCTGGGCCGCGACAAGCGCACCGTGGCGCGCAACCTGTTTGCCGGCGACTGCTCGGGCGTGCGCGTCGAAGCCGGCTGGGTCGCTGAACGGGCATTGCCGGTCGCCGCGGTGACGGGCGAGCTCGCGGCCATCCCCCCGGCACTGGCCGCGCAAAACAGCCGCAACAATCAGCTGCTGCTGGAAGCTGGCTTGCAGATCCGCCCTGACATCGACCGGGCCATCGAGGCCTACGGTCGCGCGCGCATCGGCATTGTGCTGGGCACCAGCACCTCGGGCATCGACGAAGCCAGCCAGGGCATCGCCCATTACCTGCGCGAGCAGCGCTTTCCAGAGGGCTACGACTACCAGCAACAGGAACTCAGCGCGCCGGCCAATTTCCTGTCCGACTGGCTCGACCTGGGCGGTCCGTCCTACGTGATTTCCACCGCTTGCACCTCCAGCGCTCGCGCCTTGATGAGCGCGCGCCGCCTGCTGGACCTGGGCCTGTGCGATGCGGTGATCTGCGGCGGGGTCGACAGCTTGTGCAAGCTGACCCTCAACGGCTTTTCGGCGCTCGAAGCGGTGTCGAGCGAGCGCTGCAATCCGTTTTCGGTGAACCGCAGCGGCATCAACATTGGCGAAGCGGCAGTGCTGTTCCTGATGAGCAGGACGCCCGGCGCTGGCCCCTCGATTGCCCTGCTGGGCGATGGCGCCAGTTCCGATGCCCACCATATTTCCGCCCCGGAGCCCAGCGGCCGCGGTGCCCGCCAGGCCATGGAAAAAGCCCTGCGCAGCGCCGGCCTCGACGCCGGCCAGATCGACTATCTGAACCTGCACGGCACCGCCACCCAACACAACGACGCCATGGAGAGCCAGGCCGTGGCCGGGCTGTTTCCGGCAGGCGTGCCCTGCTCGTCCACCAAGCCCCTGACCGGCCACACCCTCGGCGCCGCCGGGGCCCTGGAAGCGGCGTTCTGCTGGCTGGCCCTGAGCGCCGACAACACCGCCCAGGCCCTGCCACCGCACGTCTGGGACGGCCAGGCCGATCCCGAGCTGCCGGCGCTGGACCTGACCCAGGCCGACAGCCGCCTCAACCCGACTTTCCCGCGCCGCCTGATGAGCAACTCATTCGCCTTCGGTGGCAACAACGTCAGCCTGATTATCGGAGACGCCCCATGATTGACTGGCCGCTCGCCGAACTGCTGCCCCACGCCGGCGACATGATCCTGATCGACCGGGTCGTCGCCTTCGATGACGAGCAGATCCATACCCGTACCCTGGTCAAGCCTGGCGGCCTGTTCAGTCGCGACGACGGCGCCTTGCCGGCCTGGGTCGGCATCGAACTGATGGCCCAGAGCGTGGCCGCGTTTGCCGGCTGCCATGCGCGCCAGCGCGGCGATGCCGTGGCGCTGGGCTTCCTGCTCGGCACCCGCAAGTTCGAGTGCAACGTCGAGCACTTTCCAGTCGGCACCGAGTTGGCCATCCACGGTGTGCGCTCGCTGGAAGACGACAACGGCATGGGCGTGTTCGAATGCCATATCCATGCGCCCGGCATCCATGCCACCGCCCGCTTGAACGTGTTCCGCCCACCCCAGGCCGCCCATTACCTCAACGAACCGTCCGCAACAGGAAACCTGCCATGACTGAATCCGTACTGGT contains:
- a CDS encoding membrane protein, whose translation is MTLRSERRLPRLFLILLLAVLALAGWQWRHGAPLSANLMELVPGVSPDALELVAEQRMQEPLNREVLVLVGHADRPHAIALAQALGQQWQASGLFDKVQWTLQADLPALRTQLLDGRLAMLSTADRQQLIDQPQAFIQQRVQALFDPFSGFSLVPSQDDWLGLTGRIQNSQPQRGAIQLDVGSGALVADADGKSWVMLRARTRGNAFDMNLPLQVADLLQRSRDQATQAQGQLLAASGLLYAAAGQQQASREITWVGGGATVGILLLLLLAFGRLRVWLAFVPVLVGMLFGTVACVALFGRMHVMTLVLGSSLIGVAVDYPLHYLSKSWSLKPWRSWPALRLTLPGLSLSLITTCIGYLALAWTPFPALTQIALFSAAGLLGAYLSAVCLLPALLKGADLRPAQWPLRLCECLLQAREALLARVATPILLGLLLVFCAGGLWHLSTKNDIRQWIGTPQHLTDEAREVARITGFQPTSQFFLIRADNQAQLLERQTALNERLDQLVGLEKLQGYLSLNQLVSPPAEQQRVREALARLPAFWQPLLDLGVPVAALQAELAQLQALPVQDIDAALTGPLAEPYRTLWLGPTAQGVAAMISLQGLNDAALLRVQAVDLPGVQLVDRLDDLNRVFAATQISAAELKLASCALIVLVLIWPFGLGAALRIVALPLLAALCSLASLGWLGQPLTLFSLFGLLLVTAIGVDYAILMREQIGGAAVSLLGTLLAAVTTWLSFGLLALSSTPAVSNFGLAVSLGLAFSFMLAPWAGHRAHNAVLEPAS
- a CDS encoding sodium:proton antiporter, with the protein product MMILLFWLMALGLFAAATRLGRRFGLIPIVSQLLLASLGLPLLMYFWVEPGWQLSGAQLVSPLWLKNLYSLAFAVLLGHILSDVIDLRLDRQSVKIALPSFAVPFACGLATALWLLPAQPWISSLAVGLLFAITAIPVLYLYLRHIDYPPAATRRLVQTAILIDLACWSLFGLAQGSLHLGSLLLPLAGACLPLVLRLLGLRQPLLHSGLFFALLVVAEHYRLNALIVGIGYLLCMAALKVPLVLPLNAAWMQGLQTYLAIPLILTFGIVQINVHSVLDSLGALQLAALLLLPIASKLLGNWLGLGWAGASFAGASRWRESVLLNIRGLSEIVFLNLLLQQQLISPALYFTLMLMGLIATLLPAVAGFHRLPLIAAPARSPRANS
- a CDS encoding FAD-dependent oxidoreductase yields the protein MPTVEMERRQVVIIGAGPSGAIASALLKRKGHDVLVIERQHFPRFSIGESLLSHCLDFVEEAGMLEAVNAAGFQRKNGAAFAWGERYSAFDFGDTFSAGKPTTFQVQRADFDKLLADQAALQGVEIRYGQAITQADFSLDRPQLAVQREDGSEYRVQADFVLDASGYGRVLPRLLDLEAPSNFPVRQAVFTHIEDRIDAPTFDREKILITTHPTQRDVWFWTIPFSDGRCSVGVVAAAEHFAGRTDDLDACLRGFIDETPSLAGVLRNAVWDTPARTIGGYSANVKALHGPGFALLGNAAEFLDPVFSSGVTIAMRSASMAADVLHRQLQGETVDWQGEFAEPLKRGVDTFRCYVEGWYAGTFQDVIFYTEGSADIRRMISSILAGYAWDERNPFVSEPKRRLRMLSDICASPTP
- a CDS encoding methyltransferase — its product is MNYLSDNYVEETRFGFWFLRSHTWQHHVLRVAINDLRGLFNSPLPTAPVLLDAGCGQGKSFQYLRQAFAPQRLIGVDADPHSLALSAEEAARQGMAVELIGSDCAQLAVPDASVDLLFCHQTFHHLVEQEKALAEFHRVLKPGGYLMFAESTEAYIDTWVIRWLFRHPMHVQKSAAQYLDMIRHQGFQFEPANVSYPYLWWSRAKDFGLLERFGLRRPKPFGEREETLVNVVARKPLEGAGE
- a CDS encoding lipoprotein; its protein translation is MIRTAFRNALLVGCLLLLGACASRVPLPEQTPTLALPMQLHIERQLAGQRLDWLLVIQRESTGIRWSMMDPLGIPVARQRLVDGAWQADGLLPPNAEARELFAALLFALTPAAELAGNYPSARQQGAQRSLDPRWQVRYQQPQAFDLSLPQGLHYRITPLTENAP
- a CDS encoding 3-oxoacyl-ACP synthase, which produces MTAYLNALGVICALGRDKRTVARNLFAGDCSGVRVEAGWVAERALPVAAVTGELAAIPPALAAQNSRNNQLLLEAGLQIRPDIDRAIEAYGRARIGIVLGTSTSGIDEASQGIAHYLREQRFPEGYDYQQQELSAPANFLSDWLDLGGPSYVISTACTSSARALMSARRLLDLGLCDAVICGGVDSLCKLTLNGFSALEAVSSERCNPFSVNRSGINIGEAAVLFLMSRTPGAGPSIALLGDGASSDAHHISAPEPSGRGARQAMEKALRSAGLDAGQIDYLNLHGTATQHNDAMESQAVAGLFPAGVPCSSTKPLTGHTLGAAGALEAAFCWLALSADNTAQALPPHVWDGQADPELPALDLTQADSRLNPTFPRRLMSNSFAFGGNNVSLIIGDAP
- a CDS encoding 3-hydroxylacyl-ACP dehydratase — translated: MIDWPLAELLPHAGDMILIDRVVAFDDEQIHTRTLVKPGGLFSRDDGALPAWVGIELMAQSVAAFAGCHARQRGDAVALGFLLGTRKFECNVEHFPVGTELAIHGVRSLEDDNGMGVFECHIHAPGIHATARLNVFRPPQAAHYLNEPSATGNLP